Proteins encoded in a region of the Bacillus sp. T3 genome:
- a CDS encoding protein NO VEIN domain-containing protein: MGEVATYYYLKTQYRNRHSELRLLENNTGFELYKNNMMIIRVTWNNLQNESYLPYDFVIEENNSIKYIEVKSTPSDNKSQVDFSRKEWDWMFKNMENYCIYRIFNVGKKNVRIEIIDSPADLIIKGEIFLDQIKLLI; the protein is encoded by the coding sequence ATGGGGGAAGTTGCAACTTATTATTATCTAAAAACACAATACAGAAACAGACATAGCGAATTACGGCTTTTAGAAAATAATACTGGATTTGAATTATATAAAAACAACATGATGATTATTAGAGTTACATGGAATAACCTACAAAATGAAAGCTACTTGCCTTATGATTTTGTTATTGAAGAAAATAATTCTATAAAATATATTGAGGTAAAATCAACACCATCGGATAATAAATCACAAGTAGATTTTTCAAGAAAAGAATGGGATTGGATGTTTAAGAACATGGAGAATTATTGCATCTATAGGATTTTTAATGTAGGTAAAAAAAATGTTCGTATTGAAATCATTGATTCCCCTGCAGATTTAATTATTAAAGGTGAAATATTTCTTGACCAAATCAAGTTATTAATTTGA
- a CDS encoding sacsin N-terminal ATP-binding-like domain-containing protein — MEQSLIEELFYIKARNDDNSKSLASLLNVLTSTVFGSTNRFVFELLQNADDSPKQPGEGVKVDFILTDNYLIFSHSGKHFSNDDVRGISNVASGDSGKAKDTEKTGYKGIGFKSVFGISPCVYIKSNNFVFRFDKDYKLWREKNDYPWQIIPIWSENEIPSEVNLYIDKEKVTTIISIDSKKRILEEITEVFKDPQITLFLRNVVTISFYDKSNRLFKVEKKEINGFNQIYYNEQIRSTWLIKDFIINVPAELKKKLNQLSDQECPEKLKLTNKTKLTFAAKIEDGKLVRVKESLIYSYLPTKLNMQFPFLINGDFILNAERSDLLENDWNFFLLFQIAHYKIIWLSELANSIYKNQITCLIKEKFPQPNTKVKKSYNEGLEYAISNIGFIPGRINGKLLKVNECLIDQINLSDYFDTKIIEKFYDDKYFIAASTINNTNKLIALGAQTFNFEKLTKLIEWFNFQEIIKIPENNLKLILFFINSTTEKKQEDWLKKLNDINFLLSKGCNLCSPSTIYYPLKNGREFDFIQLEFLHPYILEHIQSDKNKNEWLNSIGVKDSSEIEILRRSIYHMIEHKLINASNAIIVGQFVFKVYKSGKLSDLDYQKLKKLWLLTSKSKILLPEKCYLSNLYDPELKIENILNDGNFISENYVEKREDISGWKDLFLKIGVREKVKIFPERGKTYRRTLQSNYPQISTYLTDYIDSSNIYPSRTYGYRDSQHQINNFVYVEFMEFLSDYSFAKIFWKIIFQEYWIALHELSIDTSYHTMISDNKIDSYIQYRVCNFPSIPSFDRKVYKSVDIYTPKLRSLLSEYLPVVDLDITLTEEQIEFLKLKRILDVDDILNVFKIISNEDFSHKKVDIISLLYKHLLLQNKESEKEVIEKIKLWNSTGKLLATDDTYRNLNQLFCFMVAGVAQPANSEYFIKIPTTIQLNEQKEICNLFEIPIISYNNLELKTKIRKHDDNLFIQLKEKIDYICSLYSNFTYEDPKPVHQRFNEKLQRTNFYKVEMMELVYEVNNVIIYRQKTNTWYDNNFNFYYADEWNSPLTLYSLSNSLCSYFGLENIENELTLILQLDLNQLKKWFLERDYKFFTYSNSVLSEEKFYKEDHSNSREFENDEHTNTEDSNDSPNNQLTIFSPEVKASDINYSTLNVFNRNLNSTIINDDNKEYDTIQDDDVKVDIGKWGKLQLIII, encoded by the coding sequence ATGGAACAGTCGCTAATTGAAGAATTGTTCTATATAAAAGCAAGAAATGATGATAATTCAAAAAGTTTGGCAAGTCTACTCAATGTTTTAACTAGTACTGTTTTCGGAAGTACAAACAGATTTGTATTTGAGCTCTTACAAAATGCCGATGATTCACCAAAACAACCAGGAGAAGGAGTTAAAGTAGATTTTATCTTAACTGATAATTATCTTATCTTTTCCCATAGTGGAAAACATTTTTCAAATGATGATGTAAGAGGGATTTCCAATGTAGCTAGTGGTGACAGTGGTAAAGCAAAGGATACCGAAAAAACTGGTTATAAAGGTATTGGCTTCAAATCCGTTTTTGGAATTTCACCTTGTGTTTATATCAAATCTAATAATTTTGTTTTTAGATTTGACAAGGATTACAAATTATGGAGAGAAAAAAATGATTATCCTTGGCAAATTATACCTATTTGGTCTGAAAATGAAATTCCAAGTGAAGTAAACTTATACATAGACAAAGAGAAAGTAACCACAATTATCTCCATAGATAGTAAAAAAAGAATATTAGAAGAGATTACTGAGGTTTTTAAAGACCCCCAAATAACTCTTTTTTTAAGAAATGTCGTAACAATCTCTTTTTATGATAAATCAAATCGACTCTTTAAAGTTGAAAAAAAAGAAATAAATGGGTTCAATCAAATCTATTACAATGAACAAATTAGGAGTACATGGCTGATAAAAGATTTTATCATTAATGTTCCTGCAGAGCTAAAGAAAAAGTTAAACCAATTGTCAGATCAAGAATGTCCTGAAAAATTAAAATTAACAAACAAGACAAAATTGACATTTGCTGCAAAGATTGAGGACGGAAAATTAGTTCGTGTTAAGGAATCGTTAATTTATTCTTATTTACCAACTAAATTAAATATGCAATTTCCTTTTTTAATAAATGGCGACTTTATTTTAAATGCTGAAAGGTCTGATTTGTTAGAGAATGATTGGAACTTTTTCTTATTATTCCAAATAGCTCATTATAAAATTATATGGCTTTCTGAGCTTGCCAATTCTATTTATAAAAATCAAATAACTTGCTTAATAAAAGAGAAATTTCCCCAGCCAAATACAAAAGTAAAAAAAAGTTATAACGAAGGATTGGAATATGCAATTAGTAATATTGGATTTATTCCAGGGCGAATAAATGGTAAATTGCTAAAAGTTAATGAATGTCTGATAGATCAAATTAATCTCTCTGATTATTTCGATACCAAGATTATTGAAAAATTTTATGATGATAAATATTTTATCGCAGCATCAACAATTAATAATACTAATAAATTAATAGCATTAGGAGCACAAACATTTAATTTTGAAAAGCTTACTAAATTGATAGAGTGGTTTAATTTTCAAGAAATAATAAAAATTCCTGAAAATAATTTAAAGCTTATTTTATTTTTCATTAATTCCACCACGGAAAAAAAACAAGAAGATTGGCTCAAAAAGCTAAATGATATTAATTTTTTGTTAAGCAAAGGATGTAACCTTTGTAGCCCTAGTACTATTTATTATCCATTAAAGAATGGTAGAGAATTTGACTTTATTCAATTAGAATTTTTGCATCCATACATACTTGAGCACATTCAAAGTGACAAAAACAAAAATGAATGGTTGAATTCAATTGGTGTAAAGGATTCATCCGAAATTGAAATATTAAGAAGATCAATTTATCACATGATAGAACATAAATTAATTAATGCAAGTAATGCTATTATAGTTGGTCAATTTGTATTTAAAGTATACAAAAGTGGTAAATTGAGTGACCTTGACTATCAAAAGCTAAAAAAGCTATGGCTACTTACCTCAAAATCAAAAATTCTGTTACCCGAAAAATGTTATTTATCAAATTTATATGATCCAGAATTAAAAATAGAAAATATTCTTAATGATGGTAATTTTATTTCTGAAAATTACGTTGAAAAACGGGAAGATATATCTGGTTGGAAGGATTTATTCTTAAAAATAGGTGTTAGAGAAAAAGTAAAGATTTTCCCAGAAAGAGGAAAAACCTATAGACGTACTTTGCAAAGTAATTACCCGCAGATCTCAACCTATTTAACTGATTACATAGATTCAAGTAATATCTACCCCTCAAGAACTTATGGATATAGGGATTCACAACACCAAATAAATAATTTTGTATATGTCGAATTTATGGAATTTCTTAGCGACTATTCTTTCGCAAAAATATTCTGGAAGATAATATTTCAAGAATATTGGATAGCACTTCATGAACTAAGTATAGATACAAGTTATCATACAATGATTAGTGATAATAAAATTGATTCTTATATTCAATATAGAGTTTGTAATTTCCCAAGTATACCTTCATTTGATAGGAAGGTTTATAAGTCTGTGGACATATACACTCCAAAATTAAGATCCTTACTTTCAGAATATTTACCAGTAGTTGATCTTGATATTACCTTAACTGAAGAACAAATAGAATTTTTGAAATTAAAAAGAATTCTTGATGTAGATGATATTTTAAATGTATTTAAAATAATAAGTAATGAGGATTTTTCACACAAAAAGGTAGATATTATATCCTTACTTTATAAACATTTGTTACTTCAGAATAAAGAATCAGAAAAAGAAGTAATTGAAAAAATTAAATTATGGAATAGCACAGGAAAGTTATTGGCAACTGATGATACTTATAGAAACCTTAATCAATTGTTTTGTTTCATGGTCGCTGGGGTAGCGCAACCTGCTAATTCGGAATACTTTATAAAAATTCCAACAACCATACAACTCAATGAACAAAAGGAGATTTGTAATCTTTTTGAAATCCCAATTATTTCTTATAATAATTTAGAATTAAAAACAAAAATTAGAAAACATGATGATAATCTATTTATTCAGCTAAAGGAAAAGATTGATTATATATGTAGTTTGTATTCAAATTTTACCTATGAAGATCCTAAACCTGTTCATCAAAGGTTTAATGAGAAATTACAAAGGACAAATTTTTATAAAGTTGAAATGATGGAACTAGTTTATGAAGTTAATAATGTCATCATTTATAGGCAAAAGACTAATACTTGGTACGACAATAATTTTAATTTTTATTATGCTGATGAATGGAATAGTCCACTTACCTTGTATTCTCTAAGCAATTCTTTATGTAGTTATTTTGGTCTTGAGAATATAGAAAATGAATTAACATTGATTTTACAGCTTGATTTAAATCAATTGAAAAAATGGTTTTTGGAGAGAGATTATAAATTTTTCACATATTCAAATTCTGTTTTAAGTGAAGAAAAATTTTATAAAGAGGACCATTCTAATAGTAGAGAATTTGAGAATGATGAACATACTAATACTGAAGATTCTAATGATTCTCCAAATAATCAACTTACCATTTTTTCTCCAGAGGTAAAAGCATCAGATATTAATTACTCTACCTTGAATGTATTTAATAGGAATTTAAATTCTACAATTATAAATGATGATAATAAAGAATACGATACTATCCAAGACGATGATGTTAAAGTTGACATTGGAAAATGGGGGAAGTTGCAACTTATTATTATCTAA
- a CDS encoding dsDNA nuclease domain-containing protein yields the protein MKNILVTQLREKAGSDSYNRYEYQAHWIVYHMLDNFQKQKEFLIFCEFHDDMAESENTSSPNCMEFFQVKTSETKKTWSLKDLFRKAKRPNGTYKNSFLGFIFYNFHKFSNDCSKCHFISNINFDTDILKWQSIIKDGKVLEMEDLDLFNTIKKLAQKEYPTLTQTEFEEVFNRFVQNTHLTKSPLTLEGHVDQVKGVFFEVASKFNLDIKSGYLLLTTIVESVRKKTKTIISTPISYEDLKQQKGISSDIFKQLEATFSTMPKHNEIYKNIKDFLTQNGFLDLQINAILRKLNKHHKKIVDVSDTLYQDTIRLFIDEIEVLLEEKFEEMSDFSKLNSLLEKLITSFRNQPRHQDIDNMLLRGVFYETILSTESNNL from the coding sequence ATGAAAAATATTTTAGTTACTCAATTACGTGAAAAAGCAGGATCAGATTCTTATAATCGTTATGAATATCAAGCACATTGGATTGTATATCACATGCTTGACAACTTTCAAAAACAAAAAGAGTTTCTTATTTTTTGTGAATTTCATGACGATATGGCAGAAAGCGAAAATACTAGTTCGCCAAATTGTATGGAGTTTTTCCAAGTTAAGACTAGTGAAACCAAAAAAACTTGGTCTCTAAAAGACCTTTTTCGAAAGGCTAAACGACCAAATGGTACTTATAAAAATTCATTTCTAGGATTTATATTTTATAATTTTCATAAATTCTCTAATGATTGTAGCAAGTGTCATTTTATATCAAATATTAATTTTGATACTGATATTTTAAAATGGCAATCTATCATAAAAGATGGAAAAGTATTAGAGATGGAAGATTTAGATTTATTCAATACAATAAAAAAACTTGCTCAAAAAGAATACCCTACATTAACTCAGACTGAATTTGAAGAAGTTTTCAATCGGTTTGTTCAAAATACACACTTGACTAAGTCCCCTTTGACTCTTGAAGGACATGTTGATCAGGTAAAAGGAGTTTTTTTTGAAGTTGCAAGCAAGTTTAATTTAGATATTAAAAGCGGGTATCTCCTTTTAACTACAATAGTTGAATCAGTTCGAAAAAAAACAAAAACAATTATTTCCACTCCAATTAGTTACGAAGACCTTAAACAGCAAAAAGGGATTTCTTCTGATATATTCAAGCAATTGGAAGCAACCTTTAGTACTATGCCTAAACATAACGAAATATATAAAAACATAAAGGACTTTTTAACACAAAATGGCTTTCTCGACTTACAAATTAATGCTATTTTAAGAAAATTAAACAAACATCACAAAAAAATAGTAGACGTTTCAGATACTTTATATCAAGACACAATTAGGTTGTTTATTGATGAAATAGAAGTGTTACTTGAAGAAAAATTTGAAGAAATGTCTGATTTTAGTAAATTAAACTCTTTATTAGAAAAGTTAATAACTTCCTTTCGTAATCAACCAAGACATCAAGATATTGATAATATGCTTTTGAGAGGTGTATTTTATGAAACAATCTTATCGACAGAAAGTAATAACTTATAA
- the radC gene encoding RadC family protein — MRNYLVKQTEQGELFEFKEKGRKKLSAKRINIVSLKIVREKSMLYPKRSVRSPEDAYDILKGLLADADREYFIVMCLDTKNQPTTINVCHVGSLNASIVHPREVLKSAILSNSASMIVAHNHPSTNTNPSKEDIDVTRRLAESGKIVGIDLIDHLIIGGDHFYSLKEHGYL; from the coding sequence ATGAGGAATTATTTAGTCAAGCAAACTGAGCAAGGGGAGTTATTCGAGTTTAAAGAAAAAGGTAGAAAAAAATTATCAGCAAAAAGAATTAATATTGTAAGTTTAAAAATAGTCCGTGAGAAAAGTATGCTGTATCCAAAAAGATCAGTTAGATCACCTGAGGATGCATATGACATACTAAAAGGTTTATTAGCTGATGCAGATCGTGAATATTTTATCGTCATGTGCCTTGATACAAAAAATCAACCAACAACTATTAATGTCTGTCATGTTGGAAGTTTAAATGCAAGCATTGTACACCCTAGAGAAGTCCTAAAATCTGCAATTCTGTCAAACTCAGCTTCAATGATAGTAGCTCACAATCATCCTAGTACTAACACTAATCCTTCAAAAGAGGATATTGATGTTACGAGGCGACTCGCTGAGTCTGGTAAAATTGTAGGCATAGATTTAATTGATCATCTTATTATTGGTGGGGATCATTTTTATAGTTTGAAAGAACATGGATACCTATAG
- a CDS encoding glycine zipper family protein, with product MMMGFLRKIVSGTSGGLVGGATGATLLTGVGFLLGGPVIGAISFGVGTVVGTAGGAIAGNELSKKVGESENGK from the coding sequence ATGATGATGGGATTTTTAAGAAAAATAGTAAGTGGTACATCTGGTGGGCTTGTTGGAGGGGCAACAGGTGCTACATTATTAACAGGAGTAGGATTTTTATTAGGTGGACCAGTAATTGGTGCAATTTCATTTGGAGTAGGAACTGTTGTAGGAACAGCTGGAGGAGCAATTGCTGGGAATGAATTATCAAAAAAAGTAGGTGAAAGTGAAAATGGGAAATAA